The Candidatus Effluviviaceae Genus I sp. genome segment TGAACCGGACGGGAGTCCGCTCGGTCCTTCGGCGATGTTGGGGGCACATCATGGTCGACCTGGCACTCCTTGGCGTCGGAGCGTGGGGGAAGAACCTCCTTCGCACCTTCCTGCGCCTCAGGAACGCGACCCTCAGGACGGTCTGCGACCCGGATCTCTCGAGGTGCCATGCGGCCCTGAACGGAGCGCGGGGCGTCGAGGTCAGCGCGGACGCCGAGAGCGTCCTCTCCGATCCCTCCATCGCGGCCGTCGCGATCGCCTCGTCCGCGCGCACGCACTTCGACCTGGCACGGCGCGCCATCCTGTCCGGGAAGGACGTGTTCGTTGAGAAGCCGATGACGCTGTCCGTCGCCGACGCCGAGGAACTGGTGCGGCTCGCGGAGGCGGAGCACCGCGTGCTCATGGTCGGGCATCTGCTCATCTACCACCCTGCTGTCGAGAAGATGAAGCAGCTCGTGACGAGCGGCGAGGTCGGCAAGGTGTACTACCTGTACTCGCAGCGCCTGAACCTCGGCAGGATCCGGACCGACGAGAACGCGCTCTGGAGCTTCGCCCCGCACG includes the following:
- a CDS encoding Gfo/Idh/MocA family oxidoreductase: MVDLALLGVGAWGKNLLRTFLRLRNATLRTVCDPDLSRCHAALNGARGVEVSADAESVLSDPSIAAVAIASSARTHFDLARRAILSGKDVFVEKPMTLSVADAEELVRLAEAEHRVLMVGHLLIYHPAVEKMKQLVTSGEVGKVYYLYSQRLNLGRIRTDENALWSFAPHDISVALHVLGDAPVEVAARGAAYIQPGIEDVAFLHMRFRDDRLAQVHVSWLDPHKVRRTTLVGSEKMVVFDDAEPSEKIRIYDRGVDLNGTCVGYSDSFTLRFGEVTAPVIDMVEPLKAECAHFIDCVEARTKPRTDGRDGLRVVRVLDAAERSLRNGGLPVPIE